CGGAACGAATAAGTTGCTACTAGTTGACCAGGCAATAGAAAATGCTTACAACATGAACGAATAATATATATTGCGAATTCCAGGCTCCACCAACATATTGACTAATACTTTCTGCCGAAACCTATAGAATATTTGGCACAAGTGTATACTACCCTAATAAAGATGGTAAAAGAGATGGAACGCTGAAACAAATTATTACTCCAGCCGAAAGGCCAAAAGGGGGAAAAAGACCAGCATATCTGAATGATTCCACAATCACTTTGTACTACTTCAGAATAATAAATTACGAAAGAATATACTAAAAACAGTAAAGAAAGAGTAGCAAATTCAATGGAGACTGACGCCATGGAGGAGGGCTGGTAATGCAATAAGAAACATTCGGAAGCTGATCTTTTGGCGGGTGTGGCGCCGGCTCATCCGCTTTTGGTGCTGCTCCACCTGCCATTTCTTGCCCTCTTTCTCTCCTCTACAGAATAACACTATCCACGCGTCTCAAGATAAATCTAGCGCAGGAAAATGCAAACAGCCCACAATCCGCAACACCCATGTCAAAATTCTTCGAAAATAATGCATCAAtgaaagaaaatgcaaaaaataCGAGAACCCCAGAAGAAGAAGCTCAAACAAGCATTCTAGATAACAACTGCACAACAACTCACATGTAATGTTACCCACCACAACAAGGCAAGCTCGCAACTCCTACGCTTTCCTAGTACGTACCAAAACACGCAAAAgaactcaaatttttttcaatgcAACAGAACCCAATACGTGTAGCAAGATCGTGAGGGAGAgcaatttaatattattttttgaagtgTGTGACACTTATCAGTACGAGTAACTTGTCGGCAAGAGATTGTTCCACAAGAACACATTATTTGCCACTTTAGTCAATCAATAAAGTAACTTGCTGGGTGCTACTTCTACAAGACATGCATACGTGACCTAATGTCATTTGCCAAAATTGCGAGATTTCTGCCATTAACTTTGAAAGAGTGAAGTGAATTCACATGCTTATCCCTGACCCACACATTGGAGAATAGTGtgtaatttaaatttcacaaaaattcTTCTGAAACGATCTCACGCTCTATTTTGTGgatcgaatatcttatttgagtcatccatgaaaaagtattactttttatgctaagagtattactttttattgtgaatatcgatagtgtttacccgtctcacagataaagattcgtgagacggtctcacaagatacctactcatttaatttaattcaatttcaagaaGATTTCAtgtaaattaaaagttgaagTTATTTATTTCATCTTTATATTTATTATGCAGTGGAGCTCAGATATCTCTGCAACGATAGGATATTGTTAACTTCAAAACTAAAATTACGAgatatttgtttttgaattttatcaaaaaaaaacattatatcAATGATTTTTTTGAATTCCCAAAAATCATGTTGAAGGACCACCATTATTGTCAAGATTACGTCTCCCTCAAGCCCATCTGGCCTCCTCTCAACTCTCAAGCTCATATGTCTATCCTCTCCACTTGGAGTCCTCTCTACTGTGTtacatgaaatatttgaaatactgTCTACTTCGAGAGTTCATCGTGATTTACTGAAAGCTCTCATCTCTTTCGTGtaaatatccaaaaatttcatttatatgGCTCGATCTAAATTATAACTataatattacttattatacATTGAAATTAAGATATCTCTGATATAATATTATACCATTTAGGTATAAATCATTGTAAATTTATCAAGATTAATATAGAGAAGAAGGACACGCCTAAgaatgtaaatgaaccaaacggtttgcgagctattcgaagctcggctcgataaaaagctcgtttgagtttgtttgttaatcatatcaaaccaagcccaagctcgattttgagctcgaaaatttaatcaaatcaagctcaagcctaaggatattcggctcgtgagctcgcaaacatgttcgataataggctcgcgagctcAAGCTcaagctcggctcgtttaggtggctcacaaacatgattttggaatgttcaataatatacttatttatgtttttttttgctcttatttgtgtcgttttggttatttatgaatgaatataatttagatttttacgtctgatttaaaattagtttatagatatatttaatttttaacaagctcgattcaaactcaaactcgagctcaattctatgcttatcgagctcgaaaacgagacgagctcaagccaggcttgttaaacatgttaaacgagctattaatgaatcaagctcgagcctggcttgattaacatgctaaacgagcttttaacgagccgagctcgagcctggcttgattaacatgctaatcgagcttttaacgagccgagctcgagcttttaacgagctcagtaatttcaatacaaaccaagctcgagcctgataatagaagctcgaatcgagctcgagctcaaacaaaccaaactcaagcctgatactgtttggtttggatcgtttacCTCCCTAGACACGCCATAGGTCGATAAAGTGACACTTGTGGGTCATGGCCGGCCCCTCAATTAatcggcaaaaacttgtgtgagacagtctcacgagtcgtattttgtgagacggatctcttatttgggttatccatgaaaaatattattttttatgctaagagtattactttttatcgtgaatatcggtaaagttgacccgtctcacatataaagattcgtgagaccgtctcacaaaagacctactccaATTAATCTCGCACTTTCCACtttcaaatcattttctttccttcactctccttttttttttccaattaatTTTCTTGGACACCTCACCAACTCAACAAATTTATATAGTTACTAATTACTAAATTATTAAGTATGAATTTCATACATTTTATAAAACTATAGGCTaattttttacctcattcaataTGTTAGTCCTGCTCAATTCTAAACCGAGGAGCCCTCCAATTcccaaaaatcaaattaatcaattttattgttgaatatcgggaatttttttttaaaaaaaattaaattaatcaacTCGAGATAAAATTGAAAcgattaaataaaaatgtacataaaagaatatttcttctctgaattcaaatttattttaatatatagtcAAAATTACATTAAACTAATAGACATTTTCATATTAGACACTCAAttatatgagtaggtctcttgtgacagtctcacgaatctttatttgtgagacgggtcaaccttaccgatattcacaataaaaagtaatattcttagcgtaaaaagtaatatttttttcatggatgacccaaataagagattcgtctcacaaaatacgacctgtgagaccgtctcacacaagtttttgtccaattataaaataatgaaGTGAACAATATTGACCTTTTTTGGGTTTCTTCtcaatatatatttgttctttttttgtaaaaaaaatacacacactctctctctaaattatttttcatcatttttaatttataatgataatcattattttaaactcactaatttttcaaaatttctaaaaaatgtcgtattattgtatttatttctaactaaaaataatatttttaataatatattaccCTATATTTTTTTCGCGTAATTTGATATCtaagaataataattttaatttttccaaataaaaaggaatatataatttgtgtaaaacatttttttccccaaaactCGCCAAGATTGAACCCAAGGAAACACAATCTTGATATTCTTGCCAGATAGTTACGTCTATAACCCTCCAAATATTGGTAACCTATTTTGAATTTCTGTCTGATAATTATACAGAAAAAGAAGCATGTCACCGTATTTTATTCCCTCGCTTTCTAACTTTTGTCACTTCTTTTCATCTCTGCCTGACTAAATCCGACCTTTTAGACTTTAGTCTTcctttttacatgatttcaaGAACATGTTTCTTTGAAGGGTTCTATCACGTGTTAGATTTACCCGACAGTTAAAGGAATTCTGTTTAACATAAACGGTAAAAAATTTTTTGTATCAGATTTAAATATTGTTTCATAGGTTGTAATACCTGATGACAAAACGCAGCGGAATAAATGacacacaaataaataactTCAACCAAAATAACTCAGAAATAATTGTGTACAAACATAAATACTTGCTTGATGcctcatgaaaaaataatcactagaaaactaaCTTGAGTTTACAAGCACCAACACTAGTGATTTTAACGAAAACTAATTTCCTCAACACATTGAGAAAACAAATTGCTTTCTAAAACAAATAACAAGAGTAAAACGTATTCAAGAAAGCAAAATACGGTGTCGAAAACTGGAGCAATAAAAACGTGAACTTCAGTCAACACTCACATGCTTGTTGTTGGCAGATGTCTCAACAATCACGACAACACGTAAAATTACATTATTCAAATCAACAACGTACTTTTGAATTGTTTTTTTCTCTGAAATTCTCGGTGTGCAAAAGTGCGAAGCCACGAAAAGTTTTTTTCCTCAGCTGATGTATCTTATTTATAGCTTCCTTCTCTCCTATGGtttatctcaaaaaaaaaatcctaaaaaatataaaaacaagagttttattgaaaaataaactctttttaaataatgatatcatatcaaaaatttattattattataattattacatATCTAGAGAGGCAaaactcataattaattattttacacaATCATATCAATATGGAAAAGATAATattagtaaataaatttaatcttcaaaaccaaaaattatttttcctttcatattgattttatgaacccttcatatttttttaatataatatattgaatCGATCGTAcgaattcaaaataaaaatatatgaagcACGTTAGATGATAATTAAACATGTTCAGTTAAAATACACCGAAATACTAAGTTGTAAATATCTCATAACGGAGGACCATGACAACTCCTTTAAAAATATCGAATCCTTTTATTCTCTCTTTGGCGAAGTTCAACAGTAAGAAAGTAGAATtcattcttgaatttcttcatcaAACGAGCTACTTTGTCCCTTCAGGAAACCTGTCAACTCCTTCAAATCTTTGAAAAAATCTCTACATTTCCCTGAAATAAAACAAACCCTATTAACAGAATTTTCATGTCCTTGAAAAGAATCAGCCCGATAGGCCTTCTACTTGTAGTGATTCTTGCCATTGTTTTCTTTATATTCGGCATGCTCCTGCTTGTAATCCGATGCATCACGAAAAGGCCCACATTTTCTTCGGTTTCCCACTCCAACAGATCATTCCCAGACTCCTCCAATTCCCGCCTCTTCCAACGGCAACTGCAGCAACTTTTCCGGTTGCATGACTCAGGCCTCGACATGTCTCTGGTCAATGTTCTGCCAGTCTTTTACTATAAAGAAATAACAGGGTTGAAAGAACCATTTGATTGTGCAGTTTGCTTGGGTGAATTCTCAAACAGCGACAAGCTCAAAATACTCCCTGATTGTAGCCATGCCTTTCATATTCATTGTATAGAAACATGGCTTATGTCAAACTCAACATGTCCTTTATGTAGAACCCCCATTACAAACATCTCATTAGAACAATGGGATTTGTCATGTATGGATGGTGAGATTAAGAACGAGTCTTGCTCGGAACAGAAGTCAAGCTTTACACTCGAAAAGGGCTGTGAAGCGATCTTTTCGGTTAGGCTTGGCAAGTTGAGAGGCTTGAACAAAGGATTAGATCTGGATGAGACGAAGCAGGAAAATGCGGGTATAATTATCAGCTGTGGCAATCTTGATGCAAGAAGATGTTATTCAATGGGTGCATTTCAGTACATTGTTGGTGACAATGGGGATAATCTAATGAAGGTGAGAGCTCGATTCGAGGCTGACCGATATTCGTGTGCTAAAGATGGAGATGGGAAGCGGATCATCAACGGTAGGAGAAGTGGTGACAGCTTATCAGTTTCCAAGATTTGGCTATGGTCCAAGAAAGGCAAATTTTCCTTGAACACCTACACTTCTGGTCAAAACGATGACAGAGGTGTTCTTGCAGAAAACAATAACAGTAAGAGTTTAGTCTGAAAGTATTTTCTTGATATGGTTTTTCACATGGAATTGCTCAAATGAAGAATGTCCAAGGATGAATCCAATTTGCATACTTTTTGCTCGTCCATTCAGTTAATGAATTTTTAACAtttcaattttcgaaattagTATTTCAACGCATTGTTAAATACTTACGTGATAATCCCAAAAACTATATTCTATTTAAATATATGCACAAATTTAATTGGTCTAACAATATTTTGTTAACTTAGGTAATTGATTTGTTGGATTCTTTATCTGAAATCCCGACTCTGGTTTACTCACTCGATTGTGCTTCAATGTagtttaaattctaaaatcttttaatattttaaattgatctattcGGACTAATaacatattatttcaaaattatacaaattttacatataaatttttttaaaaaaaattagaccacCCGAACTAAAGCCCGGATATATACCTATGTAGCTCCGCCCCTGCCGCCGAGGAGAAGGGTCTTTACTCTTTTTCACTTCACTCTCATCTCTACTGCTTCCCTCTCCATGCTTAACTACTTAAGCATATGAAGAATCACACTTGAACGACATCTCCTAATCGATTTGTCCATGATTTTTAGGCGATAATAGGAAAGATGGAACCCCAAGATCAGGCACATGGACGCAACGATCTTTCAAGAACATCAGATCATATATATGAAGTAGTTACAATATGTTTCATTACGCGGGCTCACACTTTTAAAACATACTTCTTGATTCAACTTACTGAAATCTtgttttcaataataaaaaataaaaaacacgaAATCTTGTTTTTATATAACCAATCAGCAGTGTACAATAACGTTTCTTCTTGTTAATTATCTCAAATAATACCAAATTAACATTCATGTTCTGTGCAACACAATATGTCCACCCTCTATGCCATCAACCACAATGCACAAACCATTTGAAAATCATCTCAGTTTACAGTTTACATGTTAGTTTCTGCCTAAGTTACCTTCTCAGAATCTTTCTAGAGGCCGACTTTGAGATGTCGTCAACAAATATCACTTTCCTCAGTCGTTTGAAGGGTGCAACCTGTCGTGATAATACTACATCACTAATCCAAATCAGAAGAATAAATATTCAAGAGTTGATCCATATATCGAGTaattaatttgaatttgataaaagtcatattctaaagTTCAGTATTCTTGTGCATTACCTGTTGTGCTGTGTATTTCTTGACCTCTTCTTCTGCGAGTGAATTGATAAATGATGGGACAACATAGGCAATGGGAAACCTCACCAGCTTCAGCATCTGCTAACCTTCAAAGTTATTGCAATCTTCATTCAGTCTATCTAAACTACAATTGTTTCAAGTTATTGGCCtacagaaagaaagaaagaaagaaatactTACACAATAACAGCGGCATCTTTTATTTTAGATGTCTAAGAAGTAACTCTTCTAGCTCTGCTGGTGCAACTTTCAGcaaccaaaataaaatttacactATGTGTCCACAAATTGATAGCTTAAGAAGTCcattttattgatgatatatcaTACAAATTCAGGTGTAGGTGATTAAGATCAAGTTACCTGAAATCCTTTACATTTAATGAGCTCTTTTATACGGTTCACCACAAAAAGTTGTCCCTCCTCATCGAAATAACCGAGATCTCCAGTGTGTAACCAACCGTGATAATCTATAGTTTCAATGGTTACCTTTTGGTTCTTGAAATAACATATGAAATCAACAAGCATATCAACTCTAGCTCATGGAAATCGCCATCGATCTTGGTTAGAATCCTTTAATGGAAACTTC
This window of the Primulina huaijiensis isolate GDHJ02 chromosome 3, ASM1229523v2, whole genome shotgun sequence genome carries:
- the LOC140974637 gene encoding RING-H2 finger protein ATL46-like → MSLKRISPIGLLLVVILAIVFFIFGMLLLVIRCITKRPTFSSVSHSNRSFPDSSNSRLFQRQLQQLFRLHDSGLDMSLVNVLPVFYYKEITGLKEPFDCAVCLGEFSNSDKLKILPDCSHAFHIHCIETWLMSNSTCPLCRTPITNISLEQWDLSCMDGEIKNESCSEQKSSFTLEKGCEAIFSVRLGKLRGLNKGLDLDETKQENAGIIISCGNLDARRCYSMGAFQYIVGDNGDNLMKVRARFEADRYSCAKDGDGKRIINGRRSGDSLSVSKIWLWSKKGKFSLNTYTSGQNDDRGVLAENNNSKSLV